A stretch of the Streptosporangium sp. NBC_01755 genome encodes the following:
- a CDS encoding sensor histidine kinase produces MASRLSVRLRATLAATAIVAVALGVAAAVLIGVLTGSLTRSASNEAVRRADATAEVLTGGVALAGTAADGLSLSKTTLLDPDVKIFTYPAPPALLARTSTAVPSTGGEPPEVVKVFQGGTASQSTEVAQWAPGDSFALATMPVDTADGMMFVQARASLEPTGDALRALWGLLLPGIPALLLLVAVLTWLVVGRALAPVSAIRTEMADITANDLHRRVPVPRSRDEIARLAETMNRTLDRLELAVGRQKRFVADAAHELRSPLAILRTRLELAPPGPLAAEALTDVERIQALTSDLLLLARLDAGEPTCHEEVDLGQVTAEEAARSRPRSEIRVALEVAADTVVLGSAGQLRRLVANLVDNAVRHASSAVTVRLSTDGGESVLDVCDDGPGIPAEHHEAVFDRFTRLDEARDRDAGGSGLGLAIARDIAVRHGGSLRIVGEERGACLQARFPVI; encoded by the coding sequence ATGGCGTCACGCCTGTCGGTAAGGCTCAGGGCGACCCTCGCCGCCACAGCCATCGTCGCGGTCGCGCTGGGCGTGGCGGCGGCGGTGCTCATCGGCGTGCTGACGGGGAGCCTGACGCGGAGCGCCTCCAACGAGGCCGTCCGTCGCGCCGACGCCACCGCCGAGGTGCTCACCGGCGGCGTGGCGCTCGCCGGAACGGCCGCCGACGGTCTCAGCCTCTCGAAGACGACCCTCCTCGACCCCGACGTCAAGATCTTCACGTACCCCGCACCACCGGCGCTCTTGGCCCGGACCTCGACCGCCGTCCCATCGACCGGGGGAGAACCCCCGGAAGTCGTGAAGGTCTTCCAGGGCGGCACCGCGTCCCAGTCCACCGAGGTGGCGCAGTGGGCGCCCGGCGACTCCTTCGCCCTGGCCACGATGCCCGTGGACACCGCCGACGGCATGATGTTCGTGCAGGCCCGGGCGTCGCTGGAGCCGACGGGGGACGCGCTGCGGGCACTGTGGGGCCTGTTGCTGCCCGGCATCCCCGCGCTGCTCCTGCTGGTCGCCGTCCTGACCTGGCTCGTCGTCGGCCGGGCACTGGCACCGGTCTCGGCCATTCGCACCGAGATGGCCGACATCACCGCGAACGACCTGCACCGGCGGGTTCCCGTACCGCGGTCGCGCGACGAGATCGCCCGCCTCGCCGAGACCATGAACCGCACGCTCGACCGCCTCGAACTGGCGGTCGGCCGGCAGAAGCGCTTCGTCGCCGACGCCGCCCACGAACTCCGCAGCCCGCTGGCCATCTTGCGGACGCGCCTTGAGCTGGCTCCGCCGGGGCCGCTGGCGGCCGAGGCGCTGACCGACGTGGAGCGGATCCAGGCACTCACCTCCGATCTCCTCCTGCTCGCCCGCCTGGACGCGGGAGAGCCCACCTGCCACGAGGAGGTGGACCTCGGCCAGGTGACCGCCGAGGAGGCGGCCAGGTCTCGGCCCAGATCGGAGATCAGGGTGGCGCTGGAGGTGGCGGCCGACACCGTGGTCCTCGGCTCGGCCGGGCAGTTGCGGCGCCTGGTGGCCAACCTGGTGGACAACGCCGTACGCCACGCGAGCTCCGCGGTCACCGTCCGGCTGTCCACGGACGGCGGCGAGTCGGTGCTCGACGTGTGCGACGACGGCCCCGGCATCCCCGCCGAGCACCACGAGGCGGTCTTCGACCGCTTCACCCGGCTGGACGAGGCCAGGGACAGGGACGCGGGCGGATCGGGCCTCGGTCTGGCCATCGCCAGGGACATCGCGGTACGGCACGGCGGCAGCCTGCGCATCGTCGGGGAGGAGCGCGGAGCCTGTCTGCAGGCCCGCTTTCCTGTGATATGA
- a CDS encoding peptidylprolyl isomerase, whose translation MAEKLIANLNTNRGSVKVQLFPDHAPKTVRNFVELAEGTREWVHPETGQKSTDKLYDGTIFHRVISGFMIQGGDPLGQGVGGPGYKFDDEIHPDLYFNRPYLLAMANAGIQMGRGTNGSQFFVTVVPTPHLNGKHTIFGEVIEGQDVVDAIAKTDTDARDRPTEPVVLESVTIERVQS comes from the coding sequence ATGGCTGAGAAGTTGATCGCGAACCTCAACACCAATCGCGGTAGCGTGAAGGTCCAGCTCTTCCCGGATCACGCGCCCAAGACCGTGCGCAACTTCGTCGAGCTCGCCGAGGGCACCCGCGAGTGGGTGCACCCGGAGACCGGCCAGAAGTCCACCGACAAGCTGTACGACGGCACCATCTTCCACCGGGTCATCTCGGGCTTCATGATCCAGGGTGGCGACCCGCTGGGCCAGGGGGTCGGTGGTCCCGGCTACAAGTTCGACGACGAGATCCACCCGGACCTCTACTTCAACCGCCCGTACCTGCTCGCCATGGCGAACGCCGGCATCCAGATGGGCCGCGGCACCAACGGCTCCCAGTTCTTCGTCACCGTGGTGCCCACGCCTCACCTCAACGGCAAGCACACCATCTTCGGTGAGGTGATCGAGGGTCAGGACGTCGTCGACGCCATCGCCAAGACCGATACCGACGCCCGGGACCGCCCCACCGAGCCCGTGGTCCTGGAGTCGGTGACCATCGAGCGCGTTCAGAGCTGA
- a CDS encoding Rieske (2Fe-2S) protein: MPTPTRRLMIFRGLAGGAAAAIASAVAWVRPAEAAEEAGETAGPVLAKTSGIPVGGGRIINGKWVVTQPVKGTFRAFSAKCTHQGCPVSTIRGGTINCPCHGSRFRIADGSVARGPATRPLARRKIKVSKGVIRLG; the protein is encoded by the coding sequence ATGCCCACCCCCACTCGTCGATTAATGATCTTCCGCGGTCTCGCGGGCGGCGCCGCCGCCGCGATCGCGTCGGCCGTCGCATGGGTACGCCCGGCCGAGGCGGCCGAGGAGGCCGGAGAGACCGCCGGTCCCGTGCTCGCCAAGACCAGCGGCATCCCCGTCGGCGGTGGCCGGATCATCAACGGCAAGTGGGTGGTCACCCAGCCCGTCAAGGGCACCTTCCGTGCCTTCAGCGCCAAATGCACCCACCAGGGCTGTCCGGTCTCCACCATCCGCGGCGGGACCATCAACTGCCCCTGCCACGGCAGCAGGTTCCGGATCGCCGACGGCTCGGTGGCTAGGGGGCCGGCCACGCGGCCACTGGCCCGCAGGAAAATCAAGGTCTCCAAGGGCGTCATCCGGCTCGGCTGA
- a CDS encoding L,D-transpeptidase family protein translates to MRSTAHRSLIAGTIFALATTLPAGVAHAAIDPSPDFQQAPLPDQFTILKVGSRGIEVHNVKKRLRDLGFTPGNLSFTYDSALRMTVWAFQKANGLRPVDRIDLPTWQALLRPRRIRPLVGYGGPERTEIDLRRRLLTVWKGGKPVLVTHISTGARRSYCEKGHCGFADTPVGDYWVGARVPGWSTGILGSMFYSVYFNGGIAVHGSTLVPRFPASHGCVRVPLHNAVPIYRLLQPGDPVYVRRPEVRAERRPEARPERRRRIPRARPPEAPRDSPGHSSPSHSSGSSAGRKNHR, encoded by the coding sequence ATGCGAAGCACCGCCCACCGCTCCCTGATCGCAGGAACCATCTTCGCCCTGGCCACAACCCTGCCCGCCGGCGTCGCGCACGCCGCGATCGACCCCTCCCCGGATTTCCAGCAGGCCCCCCTTCCCGACCAATTCACGATCCTCAAAGTGGGCAGCAGGGGAATCGAGGTCCATAATGTGAAAAAAAGGCTTAGAGATCTGGGTTTCACCCCGGGAAATCTCAGCTTCACGTACGATTCCGCGCTGCGCATGACCGTATGGGCCTTTCAGAAGGCCAACGGGTTGAGGCCCGTCGACAGAATCGACCTGCCGACCTGGCAGGCCCTCCTGCGTCCCAGGCGCATCAGGCCCCTGGTGGGGTACGGAGGGCCGGAGAGGACCGAGATCGATCTACGACGCCGGCTCCTCACCGTGTGGAAGGGCGGGAAACCCGTGCTGGTGACCCACATCTCGACCGGTGCTCGCAGGTCGTACTGCGAGAAGGGCCACTGCGGATTCGCCGACACCCCGGTCGGTGACTACTGGGTCGGGGCACGGGTCCCCGGCTGGTCCACGGGGATCCTGGGATCGATGTTCTACTCCGTCTACTTCAACGGTGGCATCGCCGTCCACGGTTCCACCCTCGTTCCCCGCTTCCCCGCCTCCCACGGGTGCGTCCGGGTCCCGCTGCACAACGCCGTCCCCATCTACCGGCTCCTCCAGCCTGGTGATCCGGTATACGTCCGCCGCCCCGAGGTCCGCGCCGAACGCCGCCCGGAGGCTCGCCCGGAACGACGTCGGCGAATCCCCAGGGCGCGGCCCCCCGAGGCCCCTCGGGACTCCCCCGGGCACTCCTCCCCTTCGCACTCCAGCGGCAGTTCAGCAGGCCGCAAAAATCATCG
- a CDS encoding response regulator transcription factor, with protein MRVLLVEDEKRLAHLLKEGLAGEGFAVDVTYDGRDGLWMATENPYDVIVLDVMLPRMNGYTVCARLRDAENWTPILMLTAKDGVHDEAEALDTGADDFLSKPFSYVVLLARLRALVRRGGHARPVSIAVGDLTVDPAGLRCRRGEVDIPLTPKEFAVLHGLARRQGEVVSKSDLLAQAWDFSYDGDPNIVEVYISALRRKIDSPFGRSSLVTVRGAGYRLEA; from the coding sequence ATGCGCGTGCTGCTGGTTGAGGACGAGAAACGTCTGGCCCATCTACTGAAGGAGGGGCTGGCGGGCGAGGGGTTCGCCGTCGACGTGACGTACGACGGGCGCGACGGACTCTGGATGGCGACCGAGAACCCGTACGACGTGATCGTGCTGGACGTCATGCTGCCCCGGATGAACGGCTACACCGTCTGCGCCAGGCTCCGCGACGCGGAGAACTGGACGCCGATCCTGATGCTCACCGCCAAGGACGGGGTGCACGACGAGGCCGAGGCCCTGGACACGGGCGCGGACGACTTCCTGTCCAAGCCGTTCTCCTACGTGGTGCTGCTGGCCCGGCTGCGCGCACTGGTACGCCGGGGCGGCCACGCCAGACCGGTGTCCATCGCGGTCGGCGACCTGACCGTCGATCCCGCGGGGCTCCGCTGCCGCCGTGGGGAGGTGGACATCCCCCTCACCCCCAAGGAGTTCGCGGTGCTGCACGGCCTGGCGCGCAGGCAGGGCGAGGTGGTCTCCAAGAGCGACCTGCTGGCCCAGGCTTGGGACTTCTCCTACGACGGCGACCCGAACATCGTGGAGGTCTACATCAGCGCGCTCCGCCGCAAGATCGACTCTCCGTTCGGCCGCTCGTCACTGGTGACGGTGCGCGGCGCCGGCTACCGGCTGGAGGCCTGA